The proteins below are encoded in one region of Pseudomonas putida NBRC 14164:
- a CDS encoding c-type cytochrome: protein MTHRFARTAGWLALPCLVAAGLLAWYVTREPATPFADVQATAADPALVSRGEYVARLSDCVACHSLPDGKPFAGGLEMATPLGAIHATNITPDRDSGIGSYSLADFDRAVRQGVAPGGRRLYPAMPYPSYAKLSDDDVKALYAFFMHGVQPVQQANLASDIPWPLNLRWPIALWNGLFAATTPYTAKAGQDAQWNRGAYLVQGPGHCGSCHTPRGLAFNEKALDEGGKPFLAGALLDGWYAPSLRADHNTGLGRWSEAEIAQFLKTGRNRHAVVFGSMTEAFNNSTQFMHDDDLAAIAHYLKSLPGDPQRDGAPWQYQAESAASRLDSPGAHTYVTHCASCHGLDGKGQAEWMPPLAGATSALAKENASAINITLNGSQRVVAAGVPDAYRMPAFRAQLRDQDIAEVLSFVRTAWGNQGGAVDAQAVGKLRGHTDPASSSPIILHMR, encoded by the coding sequence ATGACCCATCGTTTCGCAAGAACCGCTGGCTGGCTGGCGCTGCCGTGCCTGGTCGCGGCAGGCCTGCTGGCCTGGTATGTCACCCGCGAGCCGGCCACGCCGTTTGCCGACGTACAGGCCACTGCCGCTGACCCGGCATTGGTCAGCCGTGGCGAGTACGTGGCCCGCCTCAGTGACTGCGTTGCCTGCCACAGCCTGCCGGATGGCAAGCCCTTCGCTGGCGGGCTGGAAATGGCCACCCCGCTGGGTGCCATCCACGCCACCAATATCACCCCCGATCGCGACAGCGGTATCGGCAGTTACAGCCTGGCCGATTTCGACCGTGCCGTGCGCCAGGGTGTCGCGCCCGGTGGCCGCCGGCTGTATCCGGCCATGCCCTACCCGTCCTACGCCAAGCTCAGCGATGACGATGTAAAGGCGCTATACGCGTTTTTCATGCATGGTGTGCAACCGGTGCAACAGGCCAACCTGGCCAGCGACATCCCTTGGCCATTGAACCTGCGCTGGCCAATCGCCTTGTGGAATGGCCTGTTCGCGGCCACCACCCCTTACACCGCCAAGGCAGGGCAGGATGCGCAGTGGAACCGGGGTGCCTACCTCGTCCAGGGCCCCGGCCACTGTGGCAGTTGCCACACCCCGCGCGGCCTGGCCTTCAACGAAAAGGCCCTGGATGAAGGCGGCAAGCCGTTCCTGGCCGGTGCCCTGCTCGACGGCTGGTACGCACCGAGCCTGCGCGCCGACCACAACACCGGGCTGGGGCGCTGGAGCGAGGCAGAAATCGCGCAGTTCCTGAAAACCGGGCGCAACCGGCATGCCGTGGTGTTCGGCTCAATGACCGAGGCGTTCAACAATTCCACGCAGTTCATGCATGACGATGACCTGGCCGCCATTGCCCACTACCTGAAATCACTGCCCGGCGATCCCCAGCGTGACGGCGCGCCATGGCAATACCAGGCCGAATCGGCAGCTTCACGGCTCGATAGCCCGGGGGCGCACACCTATGTGACCCACTGCGCGTCTTGCCACGGTCTGGACGGCAAAGGCCAGGCCGAATGGATGCCGCCATTGGCAGGCGCCACCTCGGCACTGGCCAAGGAGAACGCCTCGGCGATCAATATCACCCTCAATGGTTCGCAGCGGGTGGTGGCTGCCGGTGTGCCGGATGCCTATCGCATGCCGGCTTTCCGCGCGCAATTGCGTGACCAGGACATTGCTGAGGTGCTGAGCTTCGTGCGTACGGCCTGGGGCAACCAGGGGGGTGCGGTGGATGCGCAGGCGGTAGGCAAGCTGCGTGGTCATACCGACCCGGCCAGCAGCAGCCCGATCATCTTGCATATGCGCTGA
- a CDS encoding substrate-binding periplasmic protein → MIQRRLSQALLLLPCLLLPLAAAADEPCRRLTATGNPEYPPYLWRDPQNPQQLIGANADLLKYLGKQLGLEIEVVYGGPWSRAQEEVRTGRIDLLAGYFITQARKQQMDFIAPPFLSTPSVVWVRQDNAFAYHQWADLKGRKGGTLVNNSHGQQFDEYAQANLILEAVPGARQAFEKLMHKRSDYVVYEQYPGMALARTLGIAATVQVLQPPVSSEGLYLAMSHESPCNKPQLREALAREMAKIVGGALPEQLLQQNLERWQ, encoded by the coding sequence ATGATCCAGCGTCGCTTGAGCCAAGCCTTGCTGCTGTTGCCTTGCCTGTTGCTGCCCCTGGCGGCCGCAGCGGACGAGCCATGCCGACGGCTGACCGCGACCGGCAACCCGGAATACCCCCCTTACCTGTGGCGCGACCCGCAGAACCCTCAGCAACTGATCGGTGCCAACGCCGACCTCCTCAAGTACCTGGGCAAGCAGTTGGGGCTGGAAATCGAGGTGGTGTACGGCGGCCCCTGGTCGCGGGCGCAGGAAGAAGTGCGCACCGGCCGGATCGACCTGCTGGCCGGGTATTTCATCACCCAGGCCCGAAAGCAACAGATGGACTTCATCGCCCCACCATTCCTGAGTACTCCCAGCGTGGTCTGGGTACGCCAGGACAATGCCTTTGCCTACCACCAGTGGGCAGACCTCAAGGGCCGCAAAGGCGGGACCCTGGTCAACAACAGCCATGGCCAGCAGTTCGATGAATACGCCCAGGCCAACCTCATCCTCGAAGCGGTGCCTGGCGCACGGCAGGCGTTCGAGAAGTTGATGCACAAGCGCAGTGATTACGTGGTGTACGAGCAGTACCCCGGCATGGCGTTGGCGCGCACCCTGGGCATTGCAGCCACTGTGCAGGTGTTGCAGCCCCCGGTGTCCAGCGAAGGGTTGTACCTGGCGATGTCGCATGAATCGCCCTGCAACAAGCCGCAGCTGCGTGAAGCGCTGGCGCGGGAGATGGCGAAGATCGTTGGCGGGGCGCTGCCTGAGCAACTGCTGCAGCAGAACCTGGAACGCTGGCAGTAA
- a CDS encoding xanthine dehydrogenase family protein molybdopterin-binding subunit — MNTPVDSPAELLKLQLGETVNLSRRRFLAGTAVGALVLGFGLPMGSARVQAAATAERGTQVPAFLEIRPDGTVRLLSPFMEGGQGPFTAMAQIVGEELDVDPVNFVVDSAPPGEAYVVMENGMRITGGSMSVRMSYPTMRRLGALARAMLLQAGAEQLGVPVDELSTTPGNVVHTTSGRSIPYGDLAGRAMDLPVPDPASVKLRDPSQFRWIGKPVRRLDAYDKSTGKAQYCIDIKVDGMLHAAVQHAPRLGMTVGSLRNEEQVKAMKGVHSVHQLPGAVAVVAERWWHAKRAVEAVQVDWQEPTADSKVRPMPADFSSDAWREHLATVEGPARDEENEGDIAGALSNAKTKVEASYHNQYLNHAQLEPPSALARFNPDGTLDVWLPNQAPDMFRDDIAKRTGLEPAHINLHSPLLGGFFGRHFLYDSANPYPQAIALAKAVGRPVKLIWSREEEFLRDVLRPVAVVKFRAGLDADGMPVALEAVSATEGPTEALAGKQGEKIDPTALEGLSGKAYAIANKRIAQIYVKGPAMLGYWRSVGNSLNDFFYESFLDELADKGGKDPFELRLHLLRDKPRLTNLLNAVADLSGGWKRGPFTAEDGSKRARGVAMASPFGSEAAVIAEVSIENGQVKVHDIWEAIDPGSIVNPAIIEHQVNGAVALGLSQTLVEEAVYVDGKPRARNYDLYPILPPSRMARVHVRIVESGAKMGGIGEPPLPAVAPAVANAVAQLTGQRVRSLPLSRHTFS, encoded by the coding sequence ATGAACACGCCAGTCGATAGCCCCGCAGAGCTGCTCAAGTTGCAACTGGGCGAAACCGTCAACCTGTCGCGGCGGCGCTTTCTTGCCGGCACCGCAGTCGGCGCCCTGGTGCTGGGTTTCGGCCTGCCCATGGGCTCGGCCCGCGTGCAGGCCGCGGCAACCGCAGAGCGCGGCACCCAGGTGCCGGCGTTTCTGGAGATTCGCCCAGACGGCACGGTACGCCTGCTGAGCCCCTTCATGGAAGGCGGGCAAGGCCCCTTCACCGCCATGGCACAGATTGTGGGTGAAGAGCTGGATGTCGACCCCGTCAACTTCGTGGTCGATAGCGCGCCACCGGGCGAAGCTTATGTAGTGATGGAAAACGGCATGCGCATCACCGGTGGCAGCATGTCGGTGCGCATGAGCTACCCGACCATGCGCCGCCTGGGCGCCCTTGCACGGGCCATGCTGCTGCAGGCGGGCGCCGAACAACTGGGCGTGCCGGTCGACGAACTCTCGACCACACCAGGAAACGTAGTACATACCACGAGCGGGCGTTCGATACCCTACGGCGACCTCGCCGGGCGCGCCATGGACCTGCCGGTACCCGACCCGGCCAGTGTCAAGCTGCGGGATCCCAGCCAGTTTCGCTGGATTGGCAAACCCGTTCGCCGCCTGGATGCCTACGACAAGTCCACCGGCAAGGCCCAGTACTGCATCGACATAAAGGTCGACGGCATGCTCCACGCCGCCGTGCAGCACGCGCCACGTTTGGGCATGACCGTGGGCAGCCTGCGCAACGAAGAGCAGGTCAAGGCCATGAAAGGTGTGCATTCAGTGCACCAACTGCCTGGCGCCGTGGCCGTGGTGGCCGAGCGCTGGTGGCACGCAAAGCGTGCGGTGGAGGCGGTTCAGGTTGACTGGCAAGAGCCGACCGCCGACAGCAAGGTGCGGCCGATGCCGGCCGATTTCTCCAGCGACGCCTGGCGCGAGCACTTGGCAACGGTCGAGGGCCCGGCCCGTGATGAAGAGAACGAAGGCGATATCGCCGGCGCCTTGAGCAATGCCAAAACCAAGGTCGAAGCCAGCTACCACAACCAGTACCTGAACCATGCCCAGCTCGAGCCACCGTCCGCCCTCGCCCGCTTCAACCCGGATGGCACCCTGGACGTCTGGCTGCCCAACCAGGCCCCGGACATGTTCCGTGACGACATTGCCAAGCGTACCGGCCTGGAGCCTGCGCACATCAACCTGCACTCGCCACTGCTGGGCGGCTTCTTTGGCCGCCACTTCCTGTACGACTCGGCCAACCCCTATCCGCAAGCCATTGCCTTGGCCAAAGCGGTTGGCCGGCCGGTAAAACTCATCTGGAGCCGCGAAGAAGAATTCCTGCGTGATGTGCTGCGCCCGGTCGCAGTGGTGAAATTCCGCGCCGGACTGGATGCCGATGGCATGCCAGTGGCCCTCGAAGCGGTCAGCGCCACCGAAGGCCCAACCGAGGCTCTTGCTGGCAAACAAGGGGAAAAGATCGACCCGACCGCGCTTGAGGGGCTATCAGGCAAGGCGTACGCCATCGCCAACAAGCGCATTGCCCAGATCTACGTCAAAGGCCCGGCCATGCTTGGCTACTGGCGTTCGGTGGGTAACTCGCTGAACGACTTCTTCTATGAATCATTCCTGGATGAACTGGCCGACAAAGGCGGCAAGGACCCGTTCGAGCTACGCCTGCACCTGCTGCGCGACAAACCGCGCCTGACCAACCTGCTGAACGCGGTCGCCGACTTGTCCGGTGGCTGGAAACGCGGGCCGTTCACCGCCGAGGATGGCAGTAAACGGGCACGCGGCGTGGCCATGGCTTCACCATTCGGCTCGGAGGCGGCAGTCATCGCCGAGGTATCGATCGAGAACGGCCAGGTCAAGGTGCACGACATCTGGGAGGCCATCGACCCGGGCAGCATCGTCAACCCGGCGATCATCGAACACCAGGTTAACGGTGCGGTTGCCCTTGGCCTGTCGCAGACGCTGGTGGAGGAAGCGGTATACGTGGATGGCAAGCCACGCGCACGCAACTACGACCTGTATCCGATCCTGCCGCCCTCGCGCATGGCCCGGGTGCATGTGCGCATAGTCGAAAGCGGCGCGAAGATGGGCGGTATCGGCGAGCCACCGCTACCCGCCGTCGCCCCGGCAGTGGCCAACGCAGTCGCGCAGCTTACCGGGCAGCGCGTACGCAGCCTGCCACTGAGCCGCCATACCTTCAGCTGA
- a CDS encoding XdhC family protein, whose amino-acid sequence MESIDLLVLRTTRDWLATGHRVLLATVARTWGSSPRPVGSMMALRSDGRVAGSVSGGCIEDDLIHRYTTAYGGPGMPDGQPQLVRYGVSADEAHRFGLPCGGTLELVLEFAPALAHLDQLLACLGRGSLVRRDLNLRSGEASLCATSTPELFSFDGQRMLSTLGPGYRLLLIGGGALAEYLATMALFNGFNVSLCDPRPEYTAGWAIAGVNVLPGMPDDVVRAFAADIRSAIVAVSHDPKLDDLALLEALHSPAFYIGAIGSRRNSQLRRERLIEHFGESETSLQRLHGPIGIYIGSKTPAEIAVSVMAEILAAKNDVTLPGAVNVSQAKEAEQLARSL is encoded by the coding sequence ATGGAAAGCATTGATCTGTTGGTTTTGCGCACCACCCGAGACTGGCTCGCCACCGGTCACCGCGTCCTGCTCGCCACGGTCGCCCGTACCTGGGGCTCCTCCCCCCGACCGGTCGGCTCGATGATGGCCTTGCGCAGCGACGGCCGCGTGGCCGGCAGTGTCTCCGGCGGCTGCATCGAAGACGACCTCATCCACCGCTACACCACCGCATACGGCGGCCCCGGCATGCCCGATGGCCAGCCTCAGCTGGTACGTTACGGCGTCAGCGCCGACGAGGCCCACCGCTTTGGCCTGCCCTGTGGCGGCACCCTTGAACTGGTGCTGGAGTTCGCCCCGGCACTGGCGCACCTGGACCAACTGCTGGCCTGCCTCGGCCGCGGAAGCCTGGTGCGCCGTGACCTGAACCTGCGCAGCGGCGAAGCCAGCCTCTGTGCCACCAGCACACCCGAACTGTTCAGCTTCGACGGCCAGCGCATGCTCAGCACCCTCGGCCCCGGCTACCGCCTGCTACTGATAGGGGGCGGCGCACTGGCCGAGTACCTCGCCACCATGGCCCTGTTCAACGGCTTCAATGTTTCGCTGTGCGACCCGCGCCCGGAGTACACAGCAGGCTGGGCAATCGCCGGGGTCAACGTGCTGCCCGGCATGCCGGACGACGTGGTCCGCGCCTTCGCCGCAGACATTCGCAGCGCCATCGTCGCGGTCAGTCACGATCCCAAACTGGACGACCTGGCCCTGCTCGAAGCCTTGCACAGCCCTGCGTTCTACATTGGCGCCATCGGCTCGCGGCGTAACAGCCAGCTGCGCCGCGAGCGCCTCATCGAACACTTCGGCGAAAGCGAGACCTCGCTGCAGCGCCTGCATGGCCCGATTGGCATCTATATTGGCAGCAAGACGCCGGCCGAGATCGCTGTCAGTGTAATGGCCGAGATCCTCGCGGCAAAAAACGACGTCACCCTGCCTGGTGCGGTCAACGTGAGCCAGGCCAAGGAAGCGGAACAACTGGCACGGTCCCTGTAG
- a CDS encoding (2Fe-2S)-binding protein — MELRINQQTYQVEADADTPLLWVIRDDLGLTGTKYGCGLAQCGACSVLVDGNVVRACVTPVAGVVGREVTTIEAIEADAVGKRVVAAWVEHQVAQCGYCQSGQVMAATALLKHTPKPSDAQIDAAMVNLCRCGTYNAIHAAVHDLAQGEQA, encoded by the coding sequence ATGGAACTACGCATTAACCAGCAGACCTACCAGGTCGAGGCGGACGCCGACACGCCCTTGCTGTGGGTGATCCGCGATGACCTGGGGCTGACCGGCACCAAGTACGGCTGCGGCCTGGCCCAGTGCGGCGCCTGTTCGGTGCTGGTGGACGGCAACGTGGTCCGCGCTTGCGTCACCCCGGTGGCCGGTGTGGTGGGGCGCGAGGTCACCACCATCGAGGCAATCGAAGCCGATGCCGTTGGCAAACGGGTGGTTGCGGCCTGGGTCGAGCATCAGGTGGCCCAGTGCGGCTACTGCCAGTCTGGCCAGGTCATGGCCGCCACGGCGTTGCTCAAGCACACCCCCAAGCCCAGTGATGCGCAGATCGACGCGGCCATGGTCAACCTGTGCCGTTGCGGCACCTACAACGCCATCCATGCTGCCGTGCATGACCTGGCCCAAGGGGAGCAGGCCTGA